A single genomic interval of Alcaligenes sp. SDU_A2 harbors:
- the pta gene encoding phosphate acetyltransferase: protein MKLIEHLIVAAQARPRRIVLCETEDERVLQAACQASQDGIAHITLVGDSAQTAARLRDLGLARGALQIEDPIFSANRPALLEALLARRKNKGLTPEQAQHWLDNPLCYANMMVHAGLADGSVAGAVHSTADVVRTALQLIGKAPKASLVSSFFIMMLCKQDHPRKGGLIFSDCGLVIDPDADQLCDIALAAADSAQLLLNEAPRIAMLSFSTAGSAQHDKVTKVVQAARKIKERRPDLAIDEDVQLDAALIEEVAARKLPGSAVAGKANVLIFPNLEAGNIGYKMAERLGGAIAIGPLLQGLSKPANDLSRGCSVQDIYNVIAVTGVQCLQDTSLQA from the coding sequence ATGAAGCTCATCGAACATCTGATCGTCGCCGCCCAGGCCCGGCCACGCCGCATCGTGCTGTGCGAAACCGAGGACGAACGCGTGCTGCAGGCCGCTTGTCAGGCCAGCCAGGACGGAATCGCCCACATTACCCTGGTCGGCGACTCGGCGCAGACGGCCGCGCGCCTGCGCGACCTGGGCCTGGCACGCGGCGCACTGCAGATCGAAGACCCGATATTCAGCGCAAACCGCCCGGCCTTGCTCGAAGCCTTGCTCGCGCGGCGCAAAAACAAAGGATTGACCCCGGAGCAGGCGCAGCACTGGCTGGACAATCCCTTGTGCTACGCCAACATGATGGTGCACGCGGGTCTGGCCGACGGCTCGGTGGCCGGTGCCGTACACAGCACGGCAGACGTCGTGCGCACCGCCTTGCAACTGATCGGCAAGGCTCCCAAGGCCAGTCTGGTATCCAGCTTTTTCATCATGATGCTGTGCAAGCAAGACCACCCGCGCAAGGGCGGGCTGATTTTCAGCGACTGCGGGCTGGTCATCGACCCCGATGCCGATCAGCTATGCGACATCGCTCTGGCGGCGGCCGACAGCGCGCAATTGCTGCTGAACGAAGCCCCGCGCATTGCCATGCTCAGTTTTTCCACCGCCGGCAGCGCCCAGCACGATAAAGTCACCAAAGTGGTGCAGGCGGCCCGCAAAATCAAAGAGCGCCGCCCCGACCTGGCCATCGACGAGGACGTGCAACTGGACGCCGCGTTGATCGAGGAAGTGGCCGCCCGCAAACTGCCCGGCTCGGCCGTGGCCGGCAAAGCCAATGTGCTGATTTTCCCCAACCTGGAAGCGGGCAATATTGGCTACAAAATGGCCGAACGCCTGGGCGGGGCCATCGCCATCGGTCCCTTACTGCAAGGCCTTAGCAAGCCGGCCAACGACCTGTCGCGCGGCTGCTCGGTGCAGGACATCTACAATGTCATCGCGGTAACAGGAGTACAGTGCTTGCAGGACACATCCCTGCAAGCCTGA
- a CDS encoding Bug family tripartite tricarboxylate transporter substrate binding protein gives MTTTPVAPRRVGFRRGVLSRLALAGALALPCMAAQAAQDEPAYPSRPVNIVVPYGGGSIADLVPRLLGNQLQSDLGLPFIIEFKPGAGGLIGADYVLRQPADGYSILSAATNNLVINQFLFSKQKLDPLATFVPVAKVVSVPLLVVVNAKLPIRSVDELVAYLNVQKGNANYASPSAGTLPHLAAALFLQASGTKAVHVPYRGGSAMATALGAGEVQFALVGYSTVQSMLQSGRVRALAVIAPQRLAMLPTVPTVQEAGWGKLAEAIPDNWWMLVARKETPPERVQALSAAIESALKKPALIKLYEDAGLQVSAQTGPQLQKELQDEAQAWQKRLKGLDLKM, from the coding sequence ATGACCACTACCCCCGTAGCGCCGCGCCGTGTGGGTTTCCGGCGTGGTGTGTTATCCCGTCTTGCCTTGGCGGGCGCATTGGCCTTGCCCTGCATGGCCGCTCAGGCCGCTCAGGACGAACCGGCTTACCCGAGCCGGCCCGTTAATATCGTGGTGCCTTATGGCGGCGGCAGCATAGCCGATCTGGTGCCGCGCTTGCTGGGCAATCAGTTGCAGAGCGATCTGGGTTTGCCGTTTATTATCGAGTTCAAGCCCGGAGCGGGCGGGCTGATCGGTGCAGACTATGTGCTGCGCCAGCCTGCCGACGGCTATTCCATTCTGTCGGCGGCAACCAATAACCTGGTCATTAACCAGTTTCTTTTTTCCAAGCAAAAGCTTGACCCTCTGGCGACGTTTGTGCCGGTGGCGAAAGTGGTGTCCGTGCCCTTGCTGGTGGTGGTCAATGCCAAGCTGCCCATACGATCCGTGGACGAGTTGGTAGCGTATCTGAATGTGCAGAAAGGCAATGCCAACTATGCGTCGCCCAGCGCAGGTACTTTGCCGCATCTGGCGGCAGCCTTGTTCTTGCAGGCCAGCGGCACGAAAGCGGTGCATGTGCCGTATCGTGGTGGCAGTGCCATGGCCACAGCACTGGGAGCCGGCGAAGTGCAGTTTGCCCTGGTAGGCTATTCCACGGTCCAGTCCATGCTGCAGTCGGGACGGGTGCGGGCCTTGGCGGTGATCGCGCCCCAGCGACTGGCCATGTTGCCCACAGTGCCCACGGTGCAGGAAGCCGGCTGGGGCAAGCTGGCTGAGGCTATCCCGGATAATTGGTGGATGTTGGTGGCGCGCAAGGAAACGCCGCCCGAGCGGGTCCAGGCCTTGTCGGCGGCTATCGAGTCGGCCTTGAAAAAACCGGCCTTGATCAAGCTGTACGAAGATGCCGGCCTGCAAGTCAGCGCCCAGACGGGGCCGCAGCTGCAAAAGGAGCTGCAGGACGAGGCGCAGGCCTGGCAGAAAAGGCTGAAAGGGCTGGATCTGAAGATGTAG
- the gntH gene encoding guanitoxin biosynthesis MBL fold metallo-hydrolase GntH: MMNYRDQYFPNTEELGKDEMRITALGTGRPFLRPSQANAGWLVELGNGDKFQFDFGYGTQTNFGALEIPYQKMTAYFATHLHTDHVGDFAQIWIGSWAGGRTRALEVYGPSGPEEKYGMKHFVTKQMESYAWDTDTRVGLLPAVGAQVNVHEFDYSKVHVVYEHNGVKVTSFPAVHIYDGAVSLRLDWNGLSFVYSGDTTPSYFFVENARNADVVVHETFNTRQQLMERSGYDERTAIGIGSMAHSDPVEAGKVFALCEPRLAVAYHFFNDFDTAPEMEQAIRTHYSGPLALAKDMMVFNVTRERLLTRMAVTSADVWPNKEHHDDFKKAPRKERMKMSSWLSEKQIFPKF, encoded by the coding sequence ATGATGAACTATCGGGATCAGTATTTCCCTAACACGGAAGAGCTGGGCAAGGACGAGATGCGGATTACTGCGCTCGGGACAGGACGCCCTTTCTTGCGTCCGTCGCAGGCCAATGCCGGCTGGCTGGTGGAGCTGGGCAACGGCGACAAGTTTCAGTTCGACTTCGGCTACGGCACGCAGACCAATTTCGGCGCGCTGGAAATCCCATATCAGAAAATGACGGCGTACTTTGCCACCCATCTGCACACGGACCATGTTGGCGATTTTGCCCAGATCTGGATCGGTAGCTGGGCAGGCGGGCGTACCCGTGCGCTGGAGGTTTATGGACCGTCCGGGCCAGAAGAAAAATACGGCATGAAGCATTTCGTGACCAAGCAGATGGAGTCGTATGCCTGGGATACGGACACGCGTGTCGGCTTGCTGCCGGCGGTGGGCGCGCAGGTCAATGTACACGAGTTCGACTATTCCAAAGTACATGTGGTGTATGAGCACAATGGCGTCAAAGTCACCAGTTTTCCGGCCGTGCATATTTACGATGGGGCAGTCAGCTTGCGTCTGGATTGGAACGGCTTGTCGTTTGTGTATTCGGGCGACACGACCCCCAGCTACTTTTTTGTGGAAAATGCCCGCAATGCGGATGTGGTGGTGCACGAAACCTTCAATACACGCCAGCAACTGATGGAGCGTTCCGGCTATGACGAGCGCACCGCCATCGGCATAGGCAGCATGGCGCATTCGGACCCGGTCGAGGCGGGCAAGGTGTTTGCGCTGTGCGAGCCGCGTCTGGCGGTGGCCTATCATTTTTTCAACGATTTCGATACGGCACCCGAGATGGAACAGGCCATACGCACGCATTATTCGGGTCCGCTGGCGCTGGCCAAGGACATGATGGTGTTTAACGTGACCCGCGAACGGCTGTTGACGCGCATGGCCGTGACCAGTGCCGATGTCTGGCCTAATAAAGAGCACCATGACGACTTCAAGAAAGCACCGCGCAAAGAGCGCATGAAGATGTCGAGTTGGCTGTCCGAAAAACAGATTTTCCCTAAATTCTAG
- a CDS encoding LysR substrate-binding domain-containing protein, giving the protein MSEPTDLTLQLARERWHQVARFKLRHLILLDAIGELQNLRLAAEHTHMTQPAASRMLKHIEELLGQPLFERSRHGLHPKPEGELMIRYARRMIHELLTAQSEIGQLGQGLRGSILVGSVQSSASQILPRSVARLLLQHPDLHISVQEGESHMLVDALRAGKLDLLVGRLNTGSSHHDLNMDIISTEPFVVVANRRHPLAGQTQIDTRALVDEQWILPSRSTPLRHVIDSLFIRHIRQTPRRVIDSVSLSFNQVLLQEMPCLAILPRTTALSLQNQGLLRILPVELGQLLGTLTIVTLKNSLPNRNAQALIQTLHTTAAQEQPEAETTQNAMDASNS; this is encoded by the coding sequence ATGTCTGAGCCTACCGATCTAACGCTGCAACTGGCCCGCGAACGCTGGCACCAGGTCGCCCGCTTCAAGCTGCGCCACCTGATCCTGCTGGACGCCATCGGCGAACTGCAGAATCTGCGCCTGGCCGCAGAACATACACACATGACCCAACCGGCAGCCAGCCGCATGCTCAAGCACATCGAAGAGCTGCTTGGCCAGCCACTGTTCGAGCGCAGCAGGCACGGGCTGCATCCCAAACCCGAAGGCGAGCTGATGATCCGCTATGCGCGCCGCATGATTCACGAACTGCTGACCGCCCAATCCGAAATCGGCCAACTGGGACAAGGTCTGCGCGGCAGCATCCTGGTCGGCTCGGTGCAATCGTCCGCCAGCCAGATCCTGCCGCGCAGCGTCGCCCGCTTGCTGCTGCAACATCCGGATCTGCACATTTCAGTTCAAGAGGGCGAATCGCACATGCTGGTCGATGCACTGCGGGCCGGCAAGCTGGACCTGCTGGTAGGCCGGCTCAACACAGGCTCATCCCACCACGACCTGAATATGGACATCATCAGCACCGAGCCTTTTGTGGTGGTGGCCAACCGCCGCCACCCGCTGGCCGGACAGACGCAGATCGACACCCGCGCTCTGGTCGATGAGCAGTGGATTTTGCCCTCCCGATCAACGCCTCTTCGGCATGTCATCGACAGCCTGTTCATTCGGCACATCCGGCAAACGCCGCGCCGGGTCATAGACTCGGTCTCGCTCTCGTTCAATCAGGTACTGCTGCAAGAGATGCCCTGCCTGGCCATCCTGCCCCGCACGACCGCCCTGTCCTTGCAGAATCAGGGACTGCTGCGCATCCTGCCAGTCGAATTGGGACAACTGCTGGGTACCCTGACCATCGTTACACTGAAAAACAGCCTGCCTAACCGCAATGCGCAGGCCTTGATACAGACGCTGCACACGACAGCGGCCCAAGAACAGCCCGAGGCCGAGACCACACAAAATGCGATGGACGCCAGCAACTCCTAG
- a CDS encoding DUF3060 domain-containing protein, with the protein MRHTPLFLVSLMLLYTTPATAQASSIQIQGSDQTQTITCQGDTLLIAGERNTAAVQGHCAEIRVEGADNNLSFEHADRLTVKGPRQRIRGGTTQTLDLSGNANTLELALGRSTGPAKAHLKGANNHISVRLTSPADITLEGADNTVRWQGTAGAADPVITLRGARNRIVQD; encoded by the coding sequence ATGCGCCACACCCCTTTGTTCCTCGTCAGCTTGATGTTGCTCTACACCACGCCAGCCACCGCGCAGGCCTCCAGCATCCAGATCCAAGGTTCGGACCAGACACAGACCATCACGTGCCAGGGCGACACACTGCTGATCGCCGGCGAACGCAATACTGCCGCCGTCCAAGGGCATTGTGCCGAAATACGGGTAGAAGGGGCGGACAACAACCTGAGTTTCGAGCATGCCGACCGTCTGACGGTCAAAGGGCCGCGCCAACGTATTCGTGGCGGCACCACCCAGACATTGGACCTGTCAGGCAATGCCAATACACTGGAACTGGCTTTAGGCCGGTCCACCGGGCCAGCCAAAGCACACCTGAAAGGCGCAAACAATCACATTTCCGTGCGACTTACTTCGCCAGCCGACATTACCCTGGAAGGGGCCGACAACACCGTGCGCTGGCAAGGCACTGCCGGAGCCGCCGACCCCGTCATTACGCTGCGCGGCGCGCGCAACCGGATCGTGCAGGACTAA